In a single window of the Streptomyces sp. NBC_01471 genome:
- a CDS encoding SMP-30/gluconolactonase/LRE family protein, with protein sequence MTKTRRSLALTAAFVVALAVGGPAAATAARTAGGEGPAAASGRGRETTQPRVVRATPVAQVAPLDPPSEFGHATVLEGPAFGPDGRLYFVDFTAPAGQPKILRYDLRTKTVTPVHTDATSRFSSLQFSPADGKIYVTDFDNGKIDRLNPDGTGFTTAFSKPVDGRAMVPDDIAFDKAGDMYITDYQGSLENPVGRVVRLDAGGAHPIVLQNGLSGPNGISFTPDFSGLWVSEYNLGREDYFTLAPDGKSFTGGGVGMSANVGRGGFDSNSVDSAGNVYQVVMGTGKILVWNPAGDLVATILIPQQPKPEPLVSNLVIEPGTSHGYITVGGDNGGHLYRFRTLAPGPSQSTSQSKGGGA encoded by the coding sequence ATGACCAAGACCAGGAGATCGCTCGCGCTCACGGCCGCCTTCGTGGTGGCCCTGGCCGTCGGCGGTCCAGCCGCCGCGACCGCTGCGAGGACGGCCGGAGGCGAGGGGCCCGCCGCGGCCTCCGGCAGAGGGCGGGAAACGACGCAGCCGCGCGTCGTCCGGGCGACTCCGGTCGCCCAAGTTGCGCCTCTGGACCCGCCGTCGGAGTTCGGACACGCGACCGTACTGGAGGGCCCCGCCTTCGGACCCGACGGCCGTCTGTACTTCGTCGACTTCACCGCTCCTGCGGGACAGCCCAAGATCCTCCGGTACGACCTGCGGACGAAGACCGTCACGCCCGTCCACACCGACGCCACGAGCCGCTTCTCGTCCCTGCAGTTCAGCCCCGCCGACGGGAAGATCTACGTCACCGACTTCGACAACGGGAAGATCGACCGGCTCAACCCCGACGGCACCGGCTTCACGACCGCCTTCTCGAAGCCGGTGGACGGCCGGGCCATGGTGCCCGACGACATCGCCTTCGACAAGGCGGGCGACATGTACATCACCGACTACCAGGGCTCACTGGAGAACCCGGTCGGCCGCGTGGTACGTCTCGACGCCGGCGGCGCCCACCCGATCGTCCTGCAGAACGGCCTGTCCGGTCCCAACGGGATCTCGTTCACCCCGGACTTCTCCGGCTTGTGGGTGAGCGAGTACAACCTCGGCCGTGAGGACTATTTCACGCTGGCGCCCGACGGCAAGAGCTTCACCGGAGGCGGCGTGGGGATGTCCGCCAACGTCGGCCGCGGCGGCTTCGACTCCAACTCCGTCGACTCCGCCGGCAACGTGTACCAAGTGGTGATGGGCACCGGGAAAATCCTCGTGTGGAACCCGGCAGGGGACCTGGTCGCCACGATCCTCATACCGCAGCAGCCCAAGCCGGAACCCCTCGTCAGCAACCTGGTGATCGAGCCGGGCACGTCCCACGGGTACATCACCGTCGGCGGTGACAACGGCGGCCACCTCTACCGATTCCGTACCCTCGCGCCGGGGCCCTCGCAGTCCACCTCGCAGTCCAAGGGCGGAGGCGCCTGA